Genomic DNA from Candidatus Polarisedimenticolaceae bacterium:
GCATGTGCTTGTGCAGGCGGACGACGAGCTCGAGGTCCTCGGTGTCCGTGTCGTTGCTGTAGCCGCCGACCTCGACGACCTCCTGTTTCTTGTACACGCCGAACGCGCCGGAGATGATCATCAGCGACCGGAGCACGCTCCATCCGACGCGACCGGAGAGGAAGGCGCGCAGGTACTCGACGACCTGGAGGATCGGCAGCGGTTCGTCCGGGAGCTCCACCCGGACGACCCGCCCGTCCTTGACCTCGCAGCCGTTCACGATGCGCACGATCCCGCCGACCGCGACCGTCTCCTGAGGACGCTCCATGAACGGCTTCACCACGCGCAGGAGCGCGTTGTCCTCGATGATCGAGTCGGCGTCGATCGAGCAGAACAGCGGGTAGCGGGCGAGGTTGATCCCGGCGTTGAGCGCGTCGGGCTTGCCGCCCTTGTCCTTGTCCACGACGCTCAGGTTCGCGTGCACGAGCGACCCGTAGATCGCGTGGACCGCCTTCGTCGGGATCTGGCGCTTGTACACGCGGTCCATCCGCCGCAGGTCGAACGCCTCGGAGAGCTTCGCGAGCGTCCCGTCGGTGGACCCGTCGTTGACGACCACGATCTCGAACTCGCCGTAGTTGACCATGAGGAGCGAGCGGACGGTCTCGACGATCGTCTTCTCCTCGTTGTGCGCGGGAACGATCACGGTCACCGGCCACGTCATGTCGGACTGCATGATCTGGCGGTAGTCCGAGAAGAACGTCCGCCTCACGAAGCGCCACACCTCGACGAGCGAGACGAGGAACAGCAGCAGGTAGGTCGAGTTCAGCGCGACGAAGTAGATCGCGACGAACACGTTGAACCCGCGGACGAGGTCCTGCAGCAGGCCGAGCGAGGCGTCGACGGCATTCACGCCACCCTCCCCGGCTCGAGCGCACCCGCGGGGAGCATCGCCTTCAGCGCCGCCCGCACCCTCGCGTCGGCGTGGTGGAGCGCCAGCTCGCGCAGACGCCCGATCTGGCCCGCGCGAACGAACTTGCCGACGTAAACCGCCGCGGCGTCCCGCCGGGCGGCATCGGCGTCGGCGAGGCCCTCCACGATCGCGTCCAGCCTTCCGGATTCCTGGAGCTGGATCACCGCCTGGTGCCGCGCGAAGACGTCGGCGTCGTCGAGCATGCGCTCGAGCGCCTCCACCCCGCGGTCCCCGAGCCTGCGCAGCGCGTCGCCGGCGTTCGCCCGGACCCACCACTCGCGGTCCCGCAGGGAGTCGCACAGCGCCGACGCCGCGTCCGCGTGACGAAGCCGTCCGATCGCCTTCGCCGCCATCGCCCGGACCGGCCACTCGGGATCGCGCAGGAGCGCCGCGAGGCTTCTCCCCGCGGCGGGATCGCCGATCTCCCCGATCGCGTGCGCCGCGCGGGCGCGCACGTCGCGCTCGGGGTCGCGCAGCCGCTGCACGAGCCACGGGACCGAATCCGGCGACTTGATCCGGCCCACGACGTCGAGGGCCGCGAGCTTCGCCGCCACGGGGAGCCCCGGGAACGCGTGCGCGAGCTCCGCCGTGACGGTCGGCCCCATCGACGCGAGAATGTCCGCGACGCGGATGGTCGACCAGCGGCTCGCGTCGGCGAGGGCGTGCACGAGCGGCGAGACCGCGGCGTGTCCTCCCACCGCCCCGAGCGCCTTCGCGGCGCGAAGCCGCACTTCCGCCACGTCGTCGCGCAGCAGGCGCGGGAGCTCCGGGGCCGCCCGCCTCGCGACCGCGAGGCCGAGCTTCTCGGCGCAGTCGGCACGTTTCCACCAGCGTCGGCTCGAAAGTCCCGCGAGCCAGCGGTCGACGTACCCGAGGTGGTCGAGGGCCTCGCCGAGCCGGTCCCGCTCGATGCCGCGCACCCGCTGGATGAAGTCGATCAGCGTCTCGGCGACGACGCGCCGGTCGCGCAGGCGCAGGCGCCCGCCCAGCGCCGGCAGCAGCGCCGCGTCCTTGCCGTGCGCGTAGGCCAGAACCGCGGGCTCGAGCTCCCGCCGCCGCGCCCGCCTCCACGCCTCGCGCAGCTCCCGCTGGATCTTGTTGACGACGATGAGCAGCGTGAACCCGGTGACGAGGGACGCCACCGCCGCGATCGCCCAGAGGACGAGGACGAGCGTCACCGGCTGCGCGCCTCCAGCTGCTTGCGGACGCGGGCGACCAGCTCGCGGGCGTTGAACGGCTTCACCACGTAGTCGTCGGCCCCGTGCTCGAGGCCGTAGACGATGTCCTCCTCGCGGTCCTTCATCGACATCACGAGGATCGGCACGCGGTCGAGCTCCGGACGCGCGCGCAGGTCGCGCAGCACCTCGAAGCCGTCGCGGTAGGGCATCACGAGATCGGTGAGGATGAGGTCGGGGCTCGCGTGGAGGGCGAGCTCGTGCAGCCGCTCGCCGTCGTTCGCCTCGAGGACCTCGTACCCTTTCTCGCGCAGCAGGCTCGCCACGAACCGCAGCGTGAGCGGATCGTCTTCCGCCACGAGGATCTTCTCGCCGGCCATCATTCCCCTCCGAACGTGAAGCGCGCCTTCGCGCCGAACTCGCGGTAGCGCCAGTCCTCTCCCCCCTGCGCGGCGTAGCTTCCCGCCCCGGCGTACCCCTCGAGACGTACCCGCGGCGTGACCTGCTTGAACAGGGTCCCGCGCAGCGTTCCGTAGAAGTCGCCGGAAACCTCCCTCGCCCCCTGCGTGAACGACTGGAAGCCCGCCTCCGCATCGAGGCGCCAGAAACGCCCCTCGAGGGCGCCGATCGCGGCGTTCGCGTGGAACTTCGTCGGGTCGAAGTAGCCGTTGTCGAGATCCTCGTCCCAGTCGCGCCAGCGGAAGGCGTACCCGGCCTCCCAGCCGAGCGATCCCGCCTTCGCGCGGTACCGCAGCGTCGCGTCGAGCGACTTGCGGGCGTTGCCGTCCGAAACGTCCCAGAACGCCGGGGTCGCGTCCACGCGCCAACGCTCGGCGAACGTGCCGTAGAACGCGGCCGTGAAGGTGTCGAGGACGATCTCGTTCTCGAGGATCTCCGGCGAGTATCGGAACGGCACGTGCTCCCAGCCGACCCGCCCGCCCCACGTGCCGTGGATCGGGAACGACCACGCGAGGCCGCCGGTTCCGACGGTCGTGGTATCGCCGCCGGGAGTGTCGAGCCGGTCGGCCCCCGCGCGCGCCTCGAGGCGATGCCCCTCCGCGGGGATCCACCCGAGCACGGCCCAGATGGCGTCCCACGCCCCGTCGCCGGACGGATCGCTCGTGTCCCAGCGCCCGATCCCGGCCCGCAGGTCGAGGCGGGCCGGAAGTCCCAGCCCTCCCTCGACGCGGAAGGCGTTCAGCGCGACGTCGTCGGAATCGTCGATGCGGTCGTAGCCGACCTCGACCCAGGGCGCGCGCGCGCGGCGGTCGGCGGCGTCGAGCTCGGCGAGGCCGCGCTTCGCGTCCTCGGAAGCCGGGTTCGCGGCGAGCGCCTTCTCGTAGGCGGGACGGGCGCGCCGGGAGTCCCCCGTCCAGGCGTAGGTCTGCGCCACGCCGAGCAGGGCCTCCGCGTCCTGCGGGTTTCCGGCGAGGACGCGCTCGTACTCCGCGCGCGCCTGCG
This window encodes:
- a CDS encoding glycosyltransferase family 2 protein; protein product: MNAVDASLGLLQDLVRGFNVFVAIYFVALNSTYLLLFLVSLVEVWRFVRRTFFSDYRQIMQSDMTWPVTVIVPAHNEEKTIVETVRSLLMVNYGEFEIVVVNDGSTDGTLAKLSEAFDLRRMDRVYKRQIPTKAVHAIYGSLVHANLSVVDKDKGGKPDALNAGINLARYPLFCSIDADSIIEDNALLRVVKPFMERPQETVAVGGIVRIVNGCEVKDGRVVRVELPDEPLPILQVVEYLRAFLSGRVGWSVLRSLMIISGAFGVYKKQEVVEVGGYSNDTDTEDLELVVRLHKHMRRKKRPYRVVFVPDPVCWTEAPRTLTVLARQRNRWHRGLMQTFWLHRDMIFNPRYGSVGLLGLPYFLIFELLGPLVEVLGYIALVAALALGILDAEFFVLFLAVAILYGMTLSVAAVLLEEISFRRYPAWTDLVKLFTFALLENLGYRQLLSVFKMRAFGDALRRYRVWGRMERSGFGGPAHPEVKP
- a CDS encoding response regulator transcription factor gives rise to the protein MAGEKILVAEDDPLTLRFVASLLREKGYEVLEANDGERLHELALHASPDLILTDLVMPYRDGFEVLRDLRARPELDRVPILVMSMKDREEDIVYGLEHGADDYVVKPFNARELVARVRKQLEARSR
- a CDS encoding tetratricopeptide repeat protein — its product is MRAEGWAVVLVLAASALAADPLPEELFREAQERSWKKDFDGAIALYDRLLALQPDHGRAALERAKVLSWAGRYDEGAAAFRTLLDKEPSNREARLGLARCYSWGGKQAQARAEYERVLAGNPQDAEALLGVAQTYAWTGDSRRARPAYEKALAANPASEDAKRGLAELDAADRRARAPWVEVGYDRIDDSDDVALNAFRVEGGLGLPARLDLRAGIGRWDTSDPSGDGAWDAIWAVLGWIPAEGHRLEARAGADRLDTPGGDTTTVGTGGLAWSFPIHGTWGGRVGWEHVPFRYSPEILENEIVLDTFTAAFYGTFAERWRVDATPAFWDVSDGNARKSLDATLRYRAKAGSLGWEAGYAFRWRDWDEDLDNGYFDPTKFHANAAIGALEGRFWRLDAEAGFQSFTQGAREVSGDFYGTLRGTLFKQVTPRVRLEGYAGAGSYAAQGGEDWRYREFGAKARFTFGGE
- a CDS encoding HEAT repeat domain-containing protein is translated as MTLVLVLWAIAAVASLVTGFTLLIVVNKIQRELREAWRRARRRELEPAVLAYAHGKDAALLPALGGRLRLRDRRVVAETLIDFIQRVRGIERDRLGEALDHLGYVDRWLAGLSSRRWWKRADCAEKLGLAVARRAAPELPRLLRDDVAEVRLRAAKALGAVGGHAAVSPLVHALADASRWSTIRVADILASMGPTVTAELAHAFPGLPVAAKLAALDVVGRIKSPDSVPWLVQRLRDPERDVRARAAHAIGEIGDPAAGRSLAALLRDPEWPVRAMAAKAIGRLRHADAASALCDSLRDREWWVRANAGDALRRLGDRGVEALERMLDDADVFARHQAVIQLQESGRLDAIVEGLADADAARRDAAAVYVGKFVRAGQIGRLRELALHHADARVRAALKAMLPAGALEPGRVA